Proteins encoded in a region of the Streptococcus sanguinis genome:
- the parC gene encoding DNA topoisomerase IV subunit A: MSNIQNMSLEDIMGERFARYSKYIIQERALPDIRDGLKPVQRRILYSMNKDGNTFDKGYRKSAKSVGNIMGNFHPHGDSSIYDAMVRMSQDWKNREILVEMHGNNGSMDGDPPAAMRYTEARLSEMADYLLQDIEKDTVPFAWNFDDTEKEPTVLPAAFPNLLVNGATGISAGYATDIPPHNLAEVIDAVIYMIDHPSAKVDKLMEFLPGPDFPTGAIVQGRDEIKKAYETGKGRVVVRSRTEIEKLKGGKEQIVITEIPYEINKAVLVKKIDDVRVNNKVAGIAEVRDESDRDGLRIAIELKKDANTELILNYLFKYTDLQVNYNFNMVAIDNFTPRLVGIVPILTSYIAHRKEIILARSRFDKAKAEKRLHIVQGLIRVISILDEVIALIRASENKADAKENLKVSYDFTEEQAEAIVTLQLYRLTNTDVVVLEEEEAELREKIAMLAAIIGDERTMYNLMKRELRDVKKKFGNPRLSELQDTANAIEIDTASLIVEEETYVSVTRSGYIKRTSPRSFSASTLEEMGKRDDDRLVFVSPAKTTQHLLIFTSLGNVIYRPVHELSDIRWKEIGEHLSQTISNFDTKEEVIYTELLDSFEEGTYFAATKLGQIKRVERKEFSPWRTYKSKSLKFAKLKNEEDQVIALAPIKLDDVMLVTKNGYALRFNIEEVPVIGAKAAGVKAINLKKDDVLAAAFIANTDSLYLLTQRGSIKRMAVADIPVTSRANRGLQVLRDLKTKPHRVFAAGPVFGEAVDFDLFTTEAEASEEQILQVLSNKGTAYEINLADLSLSERTSNGSFISDTISDEEVFSAYIK, from the coding sequence ATGTCCAACATTCAAAACATGTCCCTTGAGGACATCATGGGAGAGCGTTTTGCTCGCTACTCCAAATACATCATTCAAGAGCGGGCCTTGCCGGACATTCGCGATGGCTTGAAGCCTGTTCAGCGCCGTATTCTTTATTCGATGAACAAGGACGGCAACACCTTTGACAAGGGCTACCGCAAGTCTGCTAAGTCTGTCGGAAACATCATGGGGAATTTCCACCCCCACGGCGACAGCTCCATCTACGATGCCATGGTTCGTATGTCTCAGGATTGGAAAAACCGTGAGATTCTCGTTGAGATGCACGGGAACAATGGCTCAATGGACGGTGATCCACCGGCGGCTATGCGTTATACTGAGGCGCGCTTATCTGAGATGGCTGACTATCTTTTGCAGGATATCGAGAAAGATACCGTTCCTTTTGCTTGGAACTTCGATGATACCGAGAAGGAGCCGACTGTTCTGCCGGCAGCCTTTCCTAATCTCTTGGTCAATGGAGCAACTGGGATTTCTGCTGGTTATGCGACTGATATTCCACCTCATAATCTAGCCGAAGTCATTGACGCGGTCATCTATATGATAGACCATCCGTCTGCCAAGGTGGACAAACTCATGGAGTTTCTGCCTGGTCCAGACTTCCCGACAGGAGCCATTGTCCAAGGCCGTGATGAGATCAAGAAAGCCTATGAGACTGGTAAAGGTCGCGTCGTGGTGCGTTCCAGAACTGAGATTGAAAAGCTGAAGGGTGGTAAAGAGCAAATCGTCATCACCGAGATTCCTTACGAGATTAATAAAGCAGTCTTGGTCAAAAAGATTGACGATGTTCGGGTCAATAACAAGGTGGCCGGCATTGCTGAGGTACGGGACGAATCCGACCGGGACGGTCTTCGCATTGCCATTGAGCTCAAGAAAGACGCCAATACTGAGCTGATTCTCAACTACCTTTTTAAGTACACTGATTTGCAAGTTAATTACAACTTCAACATGGTGGCGATTGACAATTTCACGCCGCGTTTGGTGGGAATTGTGCCAATCTTGACCAGCTACATTGCCCACCGCAAGGAGATTATTCTGGCTCGCAGCCGTTTTGACAAGGCCAAGGCTGAGAAACGACTGCATATCGTGCAAGGATTAATTCGGGTTATTTCCATCTTGGACGAGGTGATTGCCCTGATTCGTGCTTCAGAAAACAAAGCAGACGCCAAGGAAAATCTTAAAGTCAGCTATGATTTCACTGAGGAGCAAGCTGAGGCTATCGTCACTCTCCAACTCTACCGTTTGACAAATACAGACGTAGTGGTTCTGGAAGAGGAAGAAGCAGAGCTGCGCGAGAAGATTGCGATGCTGGCTGCTATTATCGGTGATGAGCGCACCATGTATAACCTCATGAAGCGTGAGCTCCGTGATGTCAAGAAGAAGTTCGGCAATCCGCGTCTCAGTGAGCTGCAGGATACGGCAAACGCCATTGAGATTGATACAGCTAGTCTCATTGTTGAGGAAGAGACTTATGTCAGCGTGACTCGTTCTGGTTATATCAAGCGGACAAGTCCGCGTTCCTTCTCTGCTTCAACTCTAGAGGAGATGGGCAAGCGTGACGATGATCGACTGGTTTTTGTCAGTCCAGCCAAGACGACCCAGCATTTGCTGATTTTCACTAGCCTGGGAAATGTTATTTACCGGCCTGTTCATGAGCTGTCAGACATCCGCTGGAAAGAAATCGGAGAACACCTCAGCCAGACCATCAGCAATTTTGATACCAAGGAAGAGGTTATCTATACAGAATTGCTGGACAGCTTTGAGGAGGGCACTTACTTTGCAGCGACTAAACTAGGTCAAATCAAGCGTGTAGAGCGCAAGGAATTTAGTCCTTGGCGGACTTACAAGTCCAAATCGCTTAAGTTTGCTAAACTAAAAAATGAAGAAGATCAGGTTATTGCTCTGGCGCCGATTAAGCTGGATGATGTTATGCTCGTGACCAAGAATGGCTATGCCCTTCGCTTCAATATTGAGGAAGTTCCTGTCATCGGAGCTAAGGCAGCTGGGGTTAAAGCCATCAATCTCAAGAAAGACGATGTCCTAGCGGCAGCCTTTATCGCCAATACAGACTCGCTCTACCTCCTGACTCAGCGCGGTTCGATCAAGCGTATGGCAGTCGCAGATATTCCTGTTACCAGTCGGGCAAATCGCGGTCTTCAAGTTCTGAGAGATCTTAAGACCAAGCCGCATCGTGTCTTTGCAGCTGGACCAGTCTTTGGTGAAGCAGTGGACTTTGACCTCTTCACAACAGAAGCAGAAGCCAGTGAGGAGCAGATTTTGCAGGTGCTTTCCAATAAAGGAACTGCCTATGAGATTAATCTAGCTGATCTTAGCCTGTCTGAGAGAACTAGCAACGGCAGCTTCATTTCTGATACCATTTCAGACGAAGAAGTCTTCTCAGCTTACATCAAGTAA
- the rpsA gene encoding 30S ribosomal protein S1: MNEFEDLLNSVSQVEPGDVVTAEVLTVDANQANVAIAGTGVEGVLTLRELTNDRDADINDLVKPGETLELLVLRQVVGKDTDTVTYLVSKKRLEARKAWDKLVGREEEVVTVKGTRAVKGGLSVEFEGLRGFIPASMLDTRFVRNTERFVGQEFDAKIKEVDPKENRFILSRREVVEAEAAAARAEVFGKLNVGDIVTGKVARITSFGAFIDLGGVDGLVHLTELSHERNVSPKSVVSVGDEIEVKVLDLNEEEGRVSLSLKATTPGPWDGVEQKLAAGDVIEGTVKRLTDFGAFVEVLPGIDGLVHISQISHKRVESPKDALKVGQEVTVKVLEVNAADERVSLSIKALEERPAQEEGQKDEKRQSRPRRPKRQEKRDFELPETQTGFSMADLFGDIEL; this comes from the coding sequence ATGAATGAATTTGAAGATTTGCTAAATAGTGTTAGCCAAGTTGAGCCAGGTGACGTCGTTACTGCTGAAGTATTGACTGTTGACGCTAACCAAGCTAATGTTGCAATCGCTGGAACTGGTGTCGAAGGTGTTTTGACTCTTCGTGAGTTGACAAACGACCGCGACGCTGATATCAACGACCTTGTAAAACCGGGTGAAACACTTGAATTGCTTGTTCTTCGTCAAGTAGTAGGTAAAGATACAGACACCGTAACTTACCTGGTATCTAAAAAACGTTTGGAAGCTCGCAAAGCTTGGGACAAATTGGTTGGTCGTGAAGAAGAAGTTGTCACTGTTAAGGGCACTCGTGCTGTTAAAGGTGGACTTTCAGTTGAGTTTGAAGGACTTCGTGGATTTATCCCTGCTTCAATGCTTGATACTCGTTTCGTTCGTAACACTGAGCGTTTTGTAGGTCAAGAGTTTGATGCTAAGATCAAAGAAGTAGATCCAAAAGAAAACCGCTTCATCCTTTCACGTCGTGAAGTTGTAGAAGCTGAAGCTGCAGCAGCACGTGCTGAAGTCTTTGGTAAGTTGAACGTTGGTGATATTGTAACTGGTAAAGTTGCTCGCATCACTAGCTTCGGTGCTTTCATTGACCTTGGCGGAGTTGACGGATTGGTTCACTTGACTGAATTGTCACATGAGCGCAACGTATCACCTAAGTCTGTTGTATCAGTTGGTGATGAAATCGAAGTGAAAGTTCTTGACTTGAACGAAGAAGAAGGACGCGTATCCCTCTCTCTTAAAGCAACAACACCTGGACCATGGGATGGCGTTGAGCAAAAACTTGCGGCAGGCGATGTGATTGAAGGAACTGTAAAACGTTTGACTGATTTCGGTGCTTTCGTTGAAGTATTGCCAGGAATTGATGGACTTGTTCACATTTCACAAATTTCTCACAAACGTGTTGAAAGCCCTAAGGATGCCCTTAAGGTTGGTCAAGAAGTGACTGTTAAGGTGCTTGAAGTGAATGCTGCTGATGAGCGTGTATCACTTTCTATCAAGGCTCTTGAAGAACGTCCAGCTCAAGAAGAAGGACAAAAAGATGAGAAACGTCAATCACGTCCTCGTCGTCCAAAACGTCAAGAAAAACGTGACTTTGAACTTCCAGAAACTCAAACTGGATTCTCAATGGCTGATTTGTTTGGCGATATTGAATTGTAA
- a CDS encoding aminoglycoside 6-adenylyltransferase, with amino-acid sequence MRTETEMFDAILQTAKELQVDAVAMSGSRTNPKASKDEFQDYDVVYIVEDLDALTADLAWLDRFGKRMIEQHVLLDHRRLYLMLFEDGNRIDLTLCPKEHIKKWVDSEADFTVLTDPQGLFAPYSPTPKRYWTTPASATDFDKSCNEFWWVSAYVVKGIHRNHLVYATDHLYGICQQEVLKLLAWQVAADKGTVDVGKNYKYLFQHLPAEKEKEFAALLDFSDQKKITRSLLSTMRFFHKEAQAFSLKTGLHYDKATAEKMLEYAEERLSF; translated from the coding sequence ATGAGAACTGAAACCGAGATGTTTGATGCGATTTTGCAAACCGCAAAAGAGCTACAGGTTGATGCTGTCGCTATGTCCGGTTCACGGACAAACCCAAAGGCTTCCAAGGACGAGTTCCAAGACTATGATGTGGTCTACATTGTGGAAGATTTGGATGCTCTGACAGCTGACCTTGCTTGGTTGGACAGATTCGGCAAGCGCATGATTGAGCAACATGTCCTACTAGACCATCGCCGCCTCTATCTCATGCTTTTTGAGGATGGCAATCGGATAGATTTGACCCTTTGCCCAAAGGAGCACATCAAAAAGTGGGTGGATAGCGAAGCGGATTTCACGGTGCTGACTGACCCGCAGGGGCTGTTTGCTCCTTATTCACCGACACCCAAGCGCTATTGGACGACACCAGCTAGTGCGACTGACTTTGACAAATCCTGCAATGAATTCTGGTGGGTGTCAGCTTATGTGGTTAAGGGCATTCATCGGAACCACCTTGTCTATGCGACGGATCATTTGTATGGAATCTGCCAGCAAGAAGTGCTCAAGCTTTTAGCTTGGCAAGTGGCAGCAGATAAGGGGACGGTCGATGTTGGCAAGAACTACAAATACCTCTTTCAGCATTTGCCTGCTGAAAAAGAGAAAGAATTTGCAGCCTTGCTTGACTTTTCTGACCAGAAAAAAATCACCAGGTCTCTCTTATCTACCATGCGCTTTTTCCACAAAGAAGCCCAGGCATTCTCTCTCAAAACTGGCCTCCACTATGACAAAGCAACCGCAGAGAAGATGCTTGAGTATGCTGAGGAGAGGCTTAGCTTCTAG
- a CDS encoding DUF6261 family protein codes for MKKIYGITSVDVQTLENNEFFQLMSESRSEVAAFIKENKVDGIYTTKLDEMDKLLEQLQGGLHQTKSSKLVASLDQADRERDDALGTLQSLVRAFARVKDAATKEAYETLSQLLKNYTGLAGTSLEKETEGINHLVQELKKPAYQTALVKLHLEAHVDSLAAAQKAFEKVYKERLTELKGKTPSQNKNVRHKLQEIYDFLVDFTAIIAYAYPERTHVVNLRDHLNTIRNRYKKRKPAKKAKEEASESN; via the coding sequence ATGAAAAAAATTTATGGAATTACTAGTGTAGATGTTCAGACTTTAGAAAACAACGAATTTTTCCAGCTCATGTCTGAGAGTCGGAGCGAGGTTGCGGCATTTATCAAGGAAAATAAGGTGGATGGCATTTACACGACCAAGCTGGATGAGATGGACAAACTTCTGGAACAGCTGCAGGGCGGGCTTCATCAGACCAAGTCCAGCAAGCTGGTGGCTAGTTTGGATCAGGCTGACCGCGAGCGAGATGATGCCTTGGGTACGCTCCAATCTTTGGTTCGGGCCTTTGCACGGGTCAAGGATGCAGCGACCAAGGAAGCTTATGAGACCCTGTCTCAGCTCCTGAAAAACTACACCGGCCTAGCTGGCACTAGCTTGGAAAAAGAGACCGAGGGCATTAACCACCTAGTCCAAGAGCTGAAAAAGCCGGCCTACCAGACAGCGCTAGTTAAGCTTCATCTGGAAGCCCATGTCGACAGTCTGGCTGCTGCTCAGAAGGCCTTTGAGAAGGTCTACAAGGAGCGACTGACTGAGCTCAAGGGCAAGACGCCGAGCCAGAATAAGAACGTCCGCCACAAGCTCCAAGAAATCTATGATTTTCTTGTTGATTTCACTGCAATCATTGCTTACGCTTATCCTGAAAGAACTCACGTGGTCAATCTTCGAGACCATCTCAACACTATCCGCAACCGCTACAAAAAACGCAAACCTGCTAAGAAGGCGAAGGAAGAAGCGTCGGAGAGTAACTAG
- the plsY gene encoding glycerol-3-phosphate 1-O-acyltransferase PlsY: protein MMNTIIGLILAYLLGSIPTGLWIGQIFFKKNLREYGSGNTGTTNTFRILGKTAGTATFAIDFLKGTAATLLPFFLHIEGVSPLVFGLLAVIGHTFPIFAGFKGGKAVATSAGVVLGFSPAFFVYLIVIFASILYLGSMISLASVLSAVIAILSALLFPLVGFILPSYDLFFTLIIIALALIIILRHKDNIQRIKQKKENLIPWGLNITHQKPEAKK, encoded by the coding sequence ATGATGAACACGATAATTGGATTAATACTAGCATACTTACTGGGCTCTATTCCGACTGGACTTTGGATTGGGCAAATTTTCTTTAAAAAGAACCTGAGAGAATACGGCAGCGGCAATACCGGAACGACCAATACTTTCCGTATTTTAGGAAAGACAGCGGGGACGGCTACTTTTGCTATTGACTTTCTCAAAGGAACTGCAGCGACCCTGCTGCCTTTCTTTTTGCATATTGAGGGAGTTTCGCCGCTTGTCTTTGGCCTCTTGGCTGTGATAGGCCATACTTTCCCTATCTTTGCTGGCTTTAAGGGCGGCAAGGCAGTGGCAACCAGTGCAGGGGTTGTTCTGGGCTTCTCACCAGCATTCTTTGTCTATCTGATTGTCATCTTTGCCAGCATCCTTTATCTAGGAAGTATGATTTCTCTGGCAAGTGTGCTCTCAGCAGTCATCGCTATCCTGTCGGCGCTGCTCTTTCCTCTAGTTGGCTTTATCCTGCCCAGCTATGACCTCTTCTTCACTTTGATTATCATTGCGCTGGCTTTGATTATTATCCTTCGGCACAAGGACAATATCCAACGTATCAAACAGAAAAAAGAAAACTTAATCCCTTGGGGCTTGAATATCACCCATCAAAAGCCTGAGGCTAAGAAATAA
- a CDS encoding L-lactate dehydrogenase codes for MTATKQHKKVILVGDGAVGSSYAFALVTQGIAQELGIIEIPQLFEKAVGDAEDLSHALAFTSPKKIYAATYADCADADLVVITAGAPQKPGETRLDLVGKNLAINKSIVTQVVESGFNGIFLVAANPVDVLTYSTWKFSGFPKERVIGSGTSLDSARFRQALAEKIGIDARSVHAYIMGEHGDSEFAVWSHANVAGVKLEQWLQANRHLNEQDLVDLFISVRDAAYSIINKKGATYYGIAVALARITKAILDDENAVLPLSVFQEGQYGVENVFIGQPAIVGAHGIVRPVNIPLNDAETQKMQASAKELQAIIDEAWKNPEFQEASKN; via the coding sequence ATGACTGCTACTAAACAACATAAAAAAGTCATCCTTGTCGGTGACGGTGCTGTAGGTTCATCTTACGCATTTGCTCTTGTAACCCAAGGTATTGCTCAAGAACTTGGTATCATTGAAATTCCTCAATTATTTGAAAAAGCTGTCGGTGATGCTGAAGACCTTAGTCATGCCCTTGCCTTCACTTCACCTAAGAAAATCTACGCAGCTACTTATGCAGACTGTGCGGATGCAGACCTCGTTGTTATCACTGCAGGTGCACCTCAAAAACCAGGCGAAACTCGTCTTGACCTTGTTGGTAAAAACTTGGCTATCAACAAATCTATCGTTACTCAAGTTGTTGAATCAGGCTTTAACGGTATCTTCCTCGTTGCTGCTAACCCAGTGGACGTTTTGACATACTCAACTTGGAAATTCTCTGGTTTCCCTAAAGAGCGCGTTATCGGTTCAGGTACTTCACTTGACTCAGCTCGCTTCCGTCAAGCTCTTGCTGAAAAGATTGGCATCGATGCTCGTTCTGTCCATGCCTACATCATGGGTGAGCATGGTGACTCTGAGTTTGCCGTTTGGTCACATGCTAACGTTGCAGGTGTGAAATTGGAACAATGGTTGCAAGCTAACCGTCACTTGAACGAACAAGACTTGGTTGATCTTTTCATCTCCGTTCGTGATGCAGCATATTCAATCATCAACAAAAAAGGCGCAACTTACTACGGTATCGCGGTTGCTTTGGCTCGTATTACAAAAGCTATCCTTGACGATGAAAATGCTGTATTGCCATTGTCAGTCTTCCAAGAAGGCCAATATGGTGTTGAAAATGTCTTCATTGGTCAGCCTGCTATCGTTGGTGCTCACGGTATCGTACGTCCAGTAAACATCCCTCTGAACGATGCTGAAACTCAAAAAATGCAAGCTTCTGCTAAAGAATTGCAAGCAATTATTGATGAAGCATGGAAGAATCCTGAATTCCAAGAAGCATCTAAAAACTAA
- a CDS encoding GNAT family N-acetyltransferase gives MTILETDRLILRDLQESDLPALIALNQDSEIMQYFPKPYSQAESLRLYQGIQDEVTAYGYSLWAVEEKDSQEFIGLVGLHHSDLRIFAGKEAVEIGWRLRKEFWNRGYATEAAQACLDFAFQQAGLSEVYSFTSLLNLPSQKVMQKLGMEFVKEFDNEKVPADSPLYRHVLYRIKSFN, from the coding sequence ATGACTATTCTTGAAACAGACCGTCTGATCTTGCGGGACTTGCAGGAATCAGATTTGCCGGCTTTGATTGCTCTGAATCAGGATTCGGAGATCATGCAGTATTTTCCGAAGCCATATAGTCAAGCGGAGTCCTTGCGACTTTATCAGGGCATTCAAGATGAAGTTACGGCTTATGGCTACAGTCTTTGGGCTGTTGAAGAAAAGGACAGTCAGGAGTTTATCGGCTTGGTAGGTCTGCACCATTCGGATTTGCGGATTTTTGCTGGAAAAGAAGCTGTAGAAATCGGCTGGCGTCTGCGAAAAGAATTTTGGAATCGTGGTTATGCGACGGAGGCTGCCCAAGCCTGTCTAGACTTCGCTTTCCAGCAAGCTGGCTTGTCAGAAGTTTACTCTTTTACATCCTTGCTCAATCTCCCTTCGCAAAAAGTCATGCAAAAGCTAGGCATGGAATTTGTCAAAGAATTTGATAATGAAAAAGTTCCAGCAGACAGTCCCCTTTATAGACATGTCCTCTACAGAATCAAGAGTTTCAACTAA
- the parE gene encoding DNA topoisomerase IV subunit B: MAKKEININNYNDDAIQVLEGLDAVRKRPGMYIGSTDGAGLHHLVWEIVDNAVDEALSGFGDRIDVTINKDGSLTVADHGRGMPVGKHAMGIPTVEVIFTVLHAGGKFGQGGYKTSGGLHGVGSSVVNALSSWLEVEITRDGTVYKQRFENGGKPVTTLKKIGTAPKSKSGTKVTFMPDDTIFSTTDFKYNTIAERLKESAFLLKNVRLSLTDARTGEEVEFHYENGVEDFVSYLNEDKETLTPVLYFEGEESGFQVQVALQYNDGYADNILSFVNNVRTKDGGTHETGLKTAITKAMNDYARKTGLLKEKDKNLEGSDYREGLAAVLSILVPEAHLQFEGQTKDKLGSPLARPAVDSIVSDKLTFFLLENGELASNLIRKAIKARDAREAARKARDESRNGKKNKKDKGLLSGKLTPAQSKNPTKNELYLVEGDSAGGSAKQGRDRKFQAILPLRGKVINTAKAKMADILKNEEINTMIYTIGAGVGTDFTLEDANYDKIIIMTDADTDGAHIQTLLLTFFYRYMRPLVEAGRVYIALPPLYKMSKGKGKSEVVEYAWTDGELDDLRRKFGKGAMLQRYKGLGEMNADQLWETTMNPETRTLIRVTIEDLARAERRVNVLMGDKVEPRRKWIEDNVKFTLEESGEMVF, translated from the coding sequence GTGGCAAAAAAGGAAATCAATATTAACAATTATAATGACGATGCCATTCAGGTATTAGAAGGGTTGGATGCAGTCCGCAAACGTCCGGGGATGTATATCGGATCGACCGACGGAGCCGGACTTCACCATCTGGTCTGGGAGATTGTGGACAATGCTGTCGATGAAGCCCTGTCAGGTTTCGGCGACCGGATCGATGTGACGATTAACAAGGACGGCAGTCTGACTGTCGCAGACCACGGACGCGGGATGCCAGTCGGCAAGCACGCTATGGGCATTCCTACGGTTGAGGTCATCTTCACCGTTCTCCACGCCGGTGGTAAGTTCGGCCAAGGTGGCTATAAGACCTCAGGCGGTCTCCACGGTGTAGGGTCCTCTGTTGTCAATGCCCTGTCTAGCTGGCTGGAAGTGGAAATCACGCGGGATGGGACTGTTTACAAGCAGCGCTTTGAAAATGGCGGAAAACCAGTCACTACGCTCAAGAAAATCGGCACTGCACCTAAGTCCAAGTCTGGGACCAAAGTGACCTTCATGCCGGACGATACGATTTTTTCAACGACAGACTTCAAGTACAACACTATTGCGGAGCGGCTGAAGGAATCCGCCTTCTTACTCAAGAATGTCCGTCTGTCGCTGACTGATGCGCGGACTGGCGAAGAAGTAGAGTTCCACTATGAGAATGGCGTTGAAGACTTTGTCAGCTATCTCAATGAAGACAAGGAAACCCTGACTCCTGTTCTCTATTTCGAGGGCGAGGAGAGCGGCTTCCAAGTTCAGGTGGCTCTCCAGTATAACGACGGCTACGCCGATAATATCCTGTCCTTTGTCAATAACGTTCGCACCAAGGACGGCGGTACCCATGAGACGGGTCTCAAGACCGCAATTACCAAGGCCATGAACGACTATGCCAGAAAGACGGGCCTGCTCAAGGAAAAGGACAAGAATCTGGAAGGTTCGGACTACCGCGAAGGTCTGGCTGCTGTCCTGTCCATCCTAGTCCCTGAGGCGCACCTGCAGTTTGAAGGCCAGACCAAGGACAAGCTGGGCAGCCCTTTGGCTCGTCCTGCCGTGGACTCCATCGTCTCTGACAAGCTGACTTTCTTCCTCTTGGAAAATGGCGAACTGGCATCCAATCTCATCCGCAAGGCTATCAAGGCCAGAGATGCCAGAGAAGCGGCCCGCAAGGCGCGTGATGAAAGCCGTAATGGGAAGAAGAATAAAAAAGACAAGGGCTTGCTCTCTGGTAAGCTGACTCCAGCCCAGTCCAAGAATCCGACCAAGAACGAACTCTATCTGGTCGAGGGAGACTCTGCCGGTGGCTCCGCCAAGCAAGGCCGTGACCGTAAGTTCCAAGCTATTCTGCCTCTACGCGGTAAGGTCATCAATACTGCCAAGGCTAAGATGGCTGACATTCTCAAGAATGAAGAAATCAACACCATGATCTACACGATTGGAGCGGGTGTTGGTACAGACTTTACCCTTGAGGATGCCAACTATGACAAGATCATCATCATGACTGATGCGGACACCGACGGTGCCCATATCCAGACCTTGCTGCTGACCTTTTTCTATCGCTATATGCGCCCGCTAGTTGAGGCTGGTCGCGTCTATATCGCCCTGCCGCCTCTCTACAAGATGTCCAAGGGCAAGGGCAAGAGCGAAGTCGTCGAGTATGCCTGGACCGATGGCGAGTTGGACGACCTGCGCCGCAAGTTTGGCAAGGGGGCTATGCTTCAGCGCTACAAGGGGCTCGGTGAAATGAACGCCGACCAGCTCTGGGAGACGACCATGAATCCCGAAACCCGCACCCTCATCCGTGTCACCATCGAAGACCTGGCCCGCGCCGAACGCCGCGTCAATGTCCTCATGGGTGACAAGGTCGAACCACGCCGCAAGTGGATTGAGGATAATGTCAAGTTTACGCTTGAGGAGAGTGGGGAGATGGTGTTTTGA
- a CDS encoding DUF2969 domain-containing protein has product MSKKDKKIEIQITDSKVKVGADQFDGYSLAIGKKVIGEIAELDGQFAIIKNGNAESFYKKLERAVETLIETYNLSK; this is encoded by the coding sequence ATGAGTAAAAAAGACAAAAAGATTGAAATTCAAATCACAGATAGCAAAGTGAAAGTCGGAGCAGACCAATTTGACGGTTATAGTCTTGCTATTGGCAAGAAGGTTATCGGCGAGATTGCTGAACTAGATGGCCAGTTTGCGATCATCAAAAATGGAAATGCTGAAAGTTTTTATAAAAAACTTGAAAGAGCTGTGGAAACTTTGATTGAAACCTATAATTTAAGCAAATAG
- a CDS encoding NUDIX hydrolase, with product MTVKLIAHTLIEKEGKYLLIKRSKIKRGLPNVYPSYWDIPGGSVEENELPREATLREAMEEVNQKIRIDKVIHEDSQFDASKDTVFTRLVYAGRITEQRDIILDPEEHTDFVWITSLKDLEKELIVPYLLEIFANKSI from the coding sequence ATGACAGTAAAATTAATCGCTCATACCTTAATCGAGAAAGAGGGGAAGTATTTGCTTATCAAACGCTCTAAGATAAAGCGAGGCCTTCCTAATGTTTATCCATCTTATTGGGATATTCCAGGCGGAAGTGTAGAAGAGAATGAACTGCCTAGAGAGGCAACTCTACGCGAGGCTATGGAGGAGGTTAATCAAAAGATTCGGATTGATAAGGTTATCCATGAAGATAGTCAGTTTGATGCTAGCAAAGATACTGTTTTCACACGCTTAGTTTATGCGGGTAGAATTACGGAGCAGCGTGATATTATATTAGATCCAGAAGAGCACACAGACTTTGTCTGGATTACTTCTTTAAAAGACCTAGAGAAAGAGCTCATCGTACCTTATTTGCTTGAAATTTTTGCTAATAAATCCATTTAA
- a CDS encoding GNAT family N-acetyltransferase, translated as MIIRPASTKDFQAIYALYQNEKWISFTEEKVKSLFSTNLSHYLVVEENQKILGFARYLTDEVMTTFLAEIIIDKAYRGKGLGRRLITEIHQKHPLTRIELISEADGFYQTVGFKAVGTGLRKSE; from the coding sequence ATGATAATCAGACCTGCAAGCACAAAAGATTTTCAAGCTATTTATGCTCTTTATCAAAATGAAAAATGGATTTCTTTTACAGAGGAAAAAGTGAAATCACTATTTTCAACAAATCTGTCCCATTACTTGGTAGTTGAAGAGAACCAGAAAATCCTTGGTTTTGCCCGCTACTTGACAGATGAAGTCATGACGACCTTTTTAGCTGAGATTATCATTGATAAAGCCTATCGCGGAAAAGGATTGGGACGGCGATTGATCACTGAAATTCATCAAAAACATCCTTTAACTCGCATTGAATTAATATCAGAAGCGGATGGATTTTATCAGACAGTAGGTTTTAAAGCTGTGGGAACAGGGCTTAGGAAATCTGAATGA